One stretch of Paraburkholderia fungorum DNA includes these proteins:
- a CDS encoding Nit6803 family nitrilase, protein MSNKPADKRIVRAAAVQVAPDFERSGGTLEKVCEAIEKAAREGVQLIVFPETFVPYYPYFSFVRPPVASGADHMKLYEEAVVVPGPVTQAVAERARLHRMVVVLGVNERDHGSLYNTQLIFDVDGQLVLKRRKITPTFHERMIWGQGDAAGLKVAHTAVARVGALACWEHYNPLARYALMTQHEEIHCSQFPGSLVGPIFADQIEVTIRHHALESGCFVVNATGWLTEAQIASVTPDTNLQKALRGGCNTAIVSPEGQHLAQPLREGEGMVIADLDMSLITKRKRMMDSVGHYARPELLSLAINRRPAETVAPMQAWSGAMNAESADFNSTVGASDELQRDFVG, encoded by the coding sequence ATGTCCAACAAACCGGCCGACAAACGCATCGTGCGCGCTGCCGCAGTCCAGGTCGCACCGGACTTCGAGCGCAGCGGCGGCACGCTTGAAAAAGTCTGCGAGGCAATCGAAAAGGCGGCGCGTGAAGGCGTGCAACTGATCGTGTTCCCCGAGACATTCGTGCCTTATTACCCGTACTTTTCCTTCGTACGGCCGCCCGTCGCCTCCGGCGCGGATCACATGAAACTGTACGAGGAAGCCGTGGTCGTGCCGGGTCCGGTGACGCAGGCGGTAGCCGAGCGTGCGCGGTTGCACCGGATGGTGGTGGTACTTGGCGTCAATGAACGCGATCACGGCAGCCTCTACAACACGCAATTGATCTTCGACGTGGATGGTCAACTCGTGCTTAAACGCCGCAAGATCACGCCGACGTTTCATGAACGGATGATCTGGGGGCAGGGCGACGCAGCCGGTTTGAAAGTCGCGCACACGGCGGTCGCGCGTGTCGGTGCGCTGGCCTGCTGGGAGCACTACAACCCGCTCGCGCGTTATGCATTGATGACGCAGCACGAGGAAATTCATTGCAGCCAGTTTCCCGGCTCACTGGTGGGGCCGATTTTCGCCGACCAGATCGAGGTGACGATTCGTCATCACGCGCTGGAGTCGGGTTGCTTCGTCGTCAATGCAACGGGATGGCTGACCGAAGCGCAGATTGCGTCGGTCACGCCGGATACGAACTTGCAGAAGGCACTGCGCGGCGGTTGCAATACCGCAATCGTGTCGCCTGAAGGTCAGCACCTGGCGCAGCCGTTGCGCGAAGGCGAGGGCATGGTGATTGCGGATCTCGACATGTCATTGATCACCAAACGCAAACGCATGATGGATTCGGTCGGCCATTACGCGCGGCCGGAATTGTTGAGTCTCGCGATCAACCGGCGCCCTGCTGAAACCGTTGCGCCGATGCAGGCATGGTCCGGTGCAATGAACGCAGAGAGCGCCGATTTCAATTCAACCGTAGGGGCGAGCGATGAACTCCAGCGAGACTTTGTCGGCTGA
- a CDS encoding MSMEG_0572/Sll0783 family nitrogen starvation response protein, which yields MPAVNKPLHQKGDYLVDYEEKVFEDVKAEPGEKALVTFHTVAFEGSIGFVNLLQATRLQRKGFETSVLLYGPGVTLGLQRGFPTLGDEAFPGHLNFNKQLMKFMEEGGKVYACRFALQALYGHGEASLIEGIRPISPLDVLDIQLLHRKDNALIIHTWTV from the coding sequence ATGCCAGCCGTCAACAAACCGCTGCATCAGAAAGGCGATTACCTTGTCGACTACGAAGAGAAAGTCTTTGAGGACGTAAAAGCGGAGCCGGGCGAAAAGGCGCTGGTCACGTTTCATACGGTCGCGTTCGAAGGATCAATCGGCTTCGTCAATCTTTTGCAGGCCACACGTCTGCAACGAAAAGGCTTTGAAACGTCGGTTCTGCTGTATGGGCCGGGCGTCACGCTCGGGCTGCAACGCGGCTTCCCGACTCTCGGCGACGAAGCGTTTCCCGGTCACCTGAATTTCAACAAGCAACTGATGAAGTTCATGGAAGAGGGCGGCAAGGTCTACGCGTGCCGCTTTGCATTGCAGGCGCTATATGGCCATGGCGAAGCGTCGCTGATCGAAGGTATTCGGCCGATCAGTCCGCTCGACGTGCTCGACATTCAACTGCTGCATCGTAAGGACAACGCGCTGATCATTCATACGTGGACGGTTTGA
- a CDS encoding PLP-dependent aminotransferase family protein produces MNSPTHHWIKRLADIRKPAYLAIPDLIEEDLATGRLRPRDRLPGLRDLAEELALNYTTVARAYAEARKRGLLDSRAGSGTFVRGRTATLPLAGGSSIEMSMNTPPEPPDFAMRLRDSAARQMAASDPYQLLRYQDFGGSAADRDAGAEWLKRRVPHCDAQNVLVCPGIHSALVALVSQLARPGGTICLDTLAYPGIKAIAAQLGVRLQALPRDDEGPLAHAFEALCKTDKPSAFYCNPTLQNPSTLTLTHKRREALADVALRYSVPIIEDDAYAMLPQTAPAALASLAPELTYYVTGLSKSFGAGLRVAHLHAPTARQTQRLAGALRATTVMASPFTVTLATQWIADGTAVDMLNAIRNESRARQAIASRVLETWPYEAHPDGFHLWLPVPVESGWSASELALQLRNQGIAAVAGAAFSTDGNPPNAMRVCLGGSKTRDECEQALHIVAETLDHPHHLHSPVM; encoded by the coding sequence ATGAATAGCCCGACGCATCACTGGATCAAACGTCTCGCCGATATCCGCAAACCGGCTTATCTGGCTATTCCCGATCTGATCGAAGAAGATCTCGCTACTGGACGGCTGCGTCCGCGTGACCGCTTGCCGGGGTTGCGCGATCTCGCCGAAGAACTTGCGCTGAACTACACGACCGTAGCGCGTGCCTATGCGGAAGCACGCAAGCGCGGGTTGCTCGATTCGCGCGCGGGCAGCGGCACTTTCGTGCGCGGCCGCACGGCCACGTTGCCGCTGGCCGGTGGCAGCAGCATCGAAATGTCGATGAACACGCCGCCGGAACCGCCCGATTTCGCAATGCGTCTGCGCGATTCTGCCGCTCGCCAGATGGCCGCGAGCGACCCGTACCAGTTGCTGCGCTATCAGGATTTCGGCGGCTCGGCGGCGGACAGGGACGCGGGCGCCGAATGGCTCAAGCGACGCGTGCCGCATTGCGATGCGCAGAACGTGCTGGTGTGTCCGGGCATTCACAGCGCCCTCGTCGCACTCGTGTCCCAGTTGGCACGACCAGGCGGCACCATCTGCCTCGATACGCTCGCCTACCCCGGCATCAAGGCGATTGCCGCGCAACTGGGCGTGCGTCTGCAGGCACTCCCCCGCGATGACGAAGGTCCGCTCGCGCATGCTTTCGAAGCGCTGTGCAAAACGGACAAACCCAGTGCGTTCTATTGCAATCCGACCTTGCAGAATCCGAGCACGCTGACGCTCACACATAAACGTCGCGAAGCACTCGCGGATGTCGCGTTGCGCTACAGCGTGCCGATCATCGAAGACGACGCGTATGCAATGCTGCCGCAAACTGCGCCCGCCGCACTCGCGAGTCTTGCACCAGAATTGACTTACTACGTGACGGGTTTATCGAAGAGCTTCGGTGCGGGCTTGCGCGTCGCGCATCTGCATGCGCCTACCGCGCGGCAAACGCAGCGCCTTGCCGGCGCATTGCGCGCGACCACGGTCATGGCGAGTCCCTTCACCGTGACGCTCGCCACGCAATGGATCGCCGACGGCACCGCTGTCGACATGCTCAACGCAATCCGCAACGAATCGCGCGCACGTCAGGCTATCGCGTCGCGCGTACTGGAAACGTGGCCTTACGAAGCGCATCCTGACGGCTTTCATTTGTGGCTGCCGGTGCCGGTGGAAAGCGGCTGGAGCGCGTCGGAACTCGCGCTCCAATTACGCAATCAGGGAATCGCCGCAGTCGCGGGCGCCGCGTTTTCGACCGACGGCAATCCGCCTAACGCAATGCGCGTTTGTCTCGGCGGCTCGAAAACGCGCGACGAATGCGAGCAGGCGCTGCACATCGTGGCGGAAACGCTCGACCATCCGCATCATCTGCATTCGCCGGTGATGTAG
- a CDS encoding methyl-accepting chemotaxis protein codes for MFSSIRARIVALCVAIVVVALAANAALNYVVTSSYNNDAINSNLTAVESGHADGIADWVASNSQMISSLQDTVLQADPVPALKQTAAGGGFTNVYVGFADKTAKFSDATGIPADYDPTGRPWYRQAVAAGKPVVTPPYVDVGTGKLVVAFAAPVVRDGAVKAVISGDVAMDSVIANVKAIHPTPSSFGMLIDASGHIVAHPDAKLTLKPVSDLVPALSSDKLAALFSADRPLEMDVNGSTKLLRAQAIPNTDWYVVVALDKSEATAGMRSALTTSLIALIVIAALAAVIVAAVTAVSFQRLSTVRDAMDAIGSGEGDLTQRLPAIGNDEVAQIARSFNTFVDKLSHVMRQIRDASESVRVAANEIAAGNVDLSGRTESAAASLQQTAASMEEITATVTQSAGAAKQADDTAVSASQVASRGGVVISEVITTMGEIEKASVKISDIIGVIDGIAFQTNILALNAAVEAARAGEQGRGFAVVAGEVRSLAQRSAQAAKEIKALIEATVASVTSGSGQVRQAGETMTEIVTNVASVTTIISEITQAASEQNRGIQEVNRAVSQLDEMVQQNAALVEQSTAAATALQSQAVSLSSAVTQFKLD; via the coding sequence ATGTTCTCCTCAATTCGTGCGCGCATCGTCGCCTTGTGCGTCGCTATCGTGGTGGTCGCGCTCGCTGCCAACGCGGCTCTCAACTATGTCGTCACCAGCTCGTATAACAACGATGCAATCAATAGCAACCTGACCGCAGTCGAGAGCGGCCACGCCGACGGCATCGCGGATTGGGTCGCCTCCAACAGTCAGATGATCAGTTCGTTGCAGGACACCGTTCTGCAAGCCGACCCGGTCCCCGCGTTGAAACAGACGGCGGCAGGCGGCGGCTTCACCAATGTGTACGTAGGTTTCGCGGACAAGACGGCGAAGTTTTCCGACGCGACCGGCATTCCCGCCGACTACGATCCGACTGGGCGCCCGTGGTACAGGCAGGCCGTTGCAGCGGGCAAGCCTGTGGTGACGCCGCCGTATGTCGACGTGGGCACCGGCAAGCTGGTGGTCGCATTCGCCGCACCCGTGGTGCGCGACGGCGCGGTGAAAGCGGTTATCTCCGGCGACGTCGCGATGGACAGCGTGATCGCCAACGTCAAGGCGATTCATCCGACGCCTTCGAGCTTCGGTATGTTGATCGATGCAAGCGGCCACATCGTTGCGCATCCGGATGCAAAGCTGACTTTGAAGCCAGTGTCCGATCTCGTACCCGCTTTAAGCAGCGACAAACTCGCCGCGCTTTTTAGCGCCGATCGTCCGCTGGAAATGGACGTGAACGGCAGCACGAAACTGCTGCGCGCGCAGGCTATTCCGAACACCGACTGGTATGTCGTCGTCGCGCTCGATAAAAGCGAAGCGACTGCGGGCATGCGCTCGGCGCTGACGACTTCGTTGATCGCATTGATCGTGATTGCGGCGCTCGCCGCCGTGATCGTCGCCGCCGTGACGGCCGTTTCGTTTCAGCGTCTGTCGACAGTGCGCGATGCGATGGACGCGATCGGCTCCGGCGAAGGCGATCTGACACAACGACTGCCCGCTATCGGCAACGACGAAGTTGCGCAGATCGCGCGCTCGTTCAATACCTTCGTCGACAAACTCAGTCACGTGATGCGGCAGATTCGCGACGCCAGCGAATCCGTACGCGTGGCCGCCAATGAAATTGCAGCGGGTAACGTCGATCTGTCCGGACGCACCGAATCGGCAGCGGCGAGTTTGCAGCAGACCGCCGCGTCGATGGAAGAAATCACGGCGACGGTCACGCAATCCGCAGGCGCCGCGAAACAGGCCGACGATACCGCCGTATCCGCATCGCAAGTCGCTTCGCGCGGCGGTGTGGTGATCTCCGAAGTGATTACGACGATGGGCGAGATCGAGAAGGCCTCAGTGAAAATCTCGGACATCATCGGCGTGATCGATGGCATTGCGTTTCAGACCAATATTCTCGCGTTGAACGCGGCGGTTGAAGCGGCGCGTGCGGGTGAACAGGGTCGCGGTTTCGCGGTGGTGGCCGGTGAAGTGCGCAGCCTCGCGCAACGCAGCGCGCAAGCCGCGAAGGAAATCAAGGCGCTGATCGAAGCCACCGTGGCAAGCGTCACGTCAGGTTCGGGCCAGGTTCGCCAGGCCGGCGAGACCATGACAGAAATCGTCACGAACGTCGCGAGCGTGACCACGATCATTTCCGAAATCACGCAGGCGGCCAGCGAACAGAATCGCGGTATTCAGGAAGTCAATCGCGCGGTTAGCCAGCTTGACGAGATGGTTCAGCAGAACGCGGCACTGGTCGAACAATCGACGGCTGCGGCGACTGCGTTGCAGAGTCAGGCGGTGAGTCTGTCGAGCGCGGTCACGCAATTCAAGCTGGATTAG
- a CDS encoding DUF5594 family protein — protein sequence MRLESAARFDEQFAPRIAEAIAACFPTTVHTEVLPYGGHGHPTRVRIYAAPIEDMGHYPHPLNLYLTWDSDEIERLMNEPGDARFANYLAALPRKLKAWTHARELDFLSHTQGEPVALLGGLDFES from the coding sequence ATGCGCCTGGAGAGTGCCGCCCGTTTCGATGAACAGTTTGCGCCTCGAATCGCCGAGGCGATTGCCGCCTGTTTTCCCACCACCGTGCATACCGAAGTTCTGCCGTATGGCGGTCATGGTCATCCCACCCGCGTGCGGATTTACGCGGCACCGATTGAGGATATGGGCCACTATCCGCATCCATTGAATCTGTACTTAACCTGGGATAGCGACGAGATAGAGCGCCTGATGAACGAGCCGGGCGACGCCCGTTTCGCTAACTATCTCGCTGCGTTGCCTCGCAAACTGAAGGCGTGGACCCACGCGCGCGAACTGGATTTTCTGTCGCACACGCAGGGCGAGCCGGTGGCATTACTTGGCGGACTCGATTTCGAATCGTAA
- a CDS encoding ribbon-helix-helix domain-containing protein, which translates to MCGIYINADPILYESRTRSLRIHGVITTVRLENLFWDVLHEIAARESMTTSQFAVKLYDELIALRGEMPTNFASFLRVCCLRYLSMRKENGTNATDATPELAAVVNETRPRILKTV; encoded by the coding sequence ATGTGTGGGATTTACATCAACGCCGATCCGATACTGTATGAATCACGTACCCGCTCGTTGCGGATTCACGGTGTCATCACCACGGTCCGTCTGGAGAATCTGTTCTGGGACGTACTGCATGAAATCGCCGCGCGCGAGAGCATGACGACAAGTCAATTCGCCGTGAAACTGTATGACGAATTGATCGCGCTGCGCGGCGAAATGCCGACTAATTTCGCGTCGTTTCTGCGCGTGTGCTGTTTGCGCTATCTGTCGATGCGTAAGGAAAACGGCACGAACGCAACCGATGCAACACCGGAGCTTGCAGCTGTAGTCAACGAAACGAGACCTCGAATCCTGAAGACAGTTTGA
- a CDS encoding GMC family oxidoreductase yields MDQDSNKVRFSHNDDKVVVIIGSGAGGGTLANELAQKGIDVVVLEAGKLHTQADYVTEEWASFQQLAWLDKRTTSGNWRVAKDFPNLPAWICKTVGGTTTHWAGASLRIQPHEFKAKTTYGDIKDTSLLDWPLTREELDPYYDRAQAKMGVTRTNGLPGLPGNNNFKVMSAGAMKVGYKECNTGHMAINSIVRDDRAHCFQRGFCFQGCRTGAKWSTLYTELPRAQATGHMELRTQAHVVRIETDARGKAKEVLYYDSKGKLQRQKARIIAVAGNSIETPRLLLNSHSSKFPQGLANGSGQVGRNYMRHTTGSVYAVFNDKVDMFKGTTMAGIIEDEAVFNPQRGFAGGYHMETISLGLPFYAAFLDPGAWGPTFTQAMDQYAYTAGMWIVGEDMPRESNRVTLNTDVKDQYGQPVANVHFDDHPNDEAMREHAYKQGTAVYEAAGAKAVYRVPPYPSTHNLGTARMSARAEDGVCNSFGQTHEVSNLFISDGSQFTTGAAENPTMTIVTLAIRQADHIASQMSKRNV; encoded by the coding sequence ATGGATCAGGACAGCAACAAGGTGCGTTTTTCGCACAACGACGACAAGGTCGTCGTAATCATCGGATCGGGCGCGGGCGGAGGCACACTGGCGAACGAGCTGGCGCAAAAGGGTATCGACGTGGTCGTGCTGGAGGCGGGCAAGCTGCATACGCAGGCCGATTACGTGACAGAAGAATGGGCGTCGTTCCAGCAACTGGCGTGGCTCGATAAACGCACCACCTCCGGCAACTGGCGGGTCGCGAAAGACTTTCCAAATCTGCCAGCGTGGATCTGCAAGACCGTCGGTGGCACGACAACGCACTGGGCTGGCGCGAGCCTGCGTATCCAGCCGCACGAGTTCAAGGCGAAGACGACTTACGGCGATATAAAAGACACCAGTCTGCTCGACTGGCCGTTGACGCGCGAAGAACTCGATCCGTATTACGACCGTGCGCAGGCGAAGATGGGCGTGACGCGTACCAATGGCTTGCCTGGCTTGCCGGGCAACAACAACTTCAAGGTGATGTCGGCTGGCGCGATGAAAGTCGGCTACAAGGAATGCAACACCGGGCACATGGCGATCAATAGCATCGTGCGTGACGATCGCGCGCATTGCTTTCAGCGCGGCTTCTGCTTTCAGGGATGCCGCACTGGCGCGAAGTGGTCGACGCTCTACACCGAACTGCCGCGCGCGCAGGCCACCGGTCATATGGAATTGCGCACACAGGCGCATGTCGTGCGAATCGAAACCGATGCGCGCGGCAAAGCGAAAGAGGTGCTGTACTACGACAGTAAGGGCAAATTGCAGCGGCAAAAGGCGCGCATTATCGCGGTGGCCGGTAATTCGATTGAAACGCCGCGCCTGTTGCTGAATTCGCATTCGAGCAAATTTCCGCAAGGTCTCGCGAACGGTTCGGGACAAGTGGGCCGCAACTATATGCGTCACACCACCGGCTCCGTGTATGCGGTGTTCAACGACAAGGTGGACATGTTCAAAGGCACCACGATGGCCGGCATTATCGAAGACGAGGCGGTGTTCAATCCGCAACGTGGTTTCGCGGGCGGCTATCACATGGAAACCATTTCGCTCGGACTGCCGTTTTACGCGGCGTTTCTCGACCCAGGCGCATGGGGGCCGACCTTCACTCAGGCAATGGATCAGTACGCGTACACGGCGGGCATGTGGATCGTCGGTGAAGATATGCCGCGCGAGAGCAATCGTGTGACGTTGAATACCGATGTGAAAGATCAATACGGCCAGCCGGTCGCCAACGTGCATTTCGACGACCATCCGAACGACGAAGCAATGCGCGAGCACGCGTACAAACAGGGCACGGCGGTGTACGAAGCAGCGGGCGCGAAGGCGGTGTATCGCGTGCCGCCATATCCGTCGACCCATAACCTGGGCACGGCTCGCATGAGCGCGCGCGCTGAAGACGGCGTTTGCAACAGCTTCGGCCAGACTCACGAAGTGTCGAATCTGTTCATCTCAGATGGCAGTCAGTTCACGACCGGCGCGGCAGAGAACCCGACGATGACGATCGTCACGCTGGCAATCCGCCAGGCCGATCACATTGCGTCGCAGATGAGTAAGCGCAACGTTTAG
- a CDS encoding twin-arginine translocation signal domain-containing protein codes for MKTTVIPIVESHRARHAHDHDHPHEHDAAKAASAALRIPLTRRELLKGTGVLMGTLAFSSVLSTLAPSRAWALELQGLDTHQGEVILAFTRQLYPHATLDSAVYALVVKDLDAKAKADPSVRQQLADGVKQLDAKAGSNWLTRTPAAQAEDVAALAGSPFFNTVRSTAIVSLYSNTMAYAHFGYGASEGDGGYLTKGFDSLSWLPNPPPGASGPIPTDS; via the coding sequence ATGAAAACAACGGTCATTCCGATCGTCGAGTCCCATCGCGCGCGTCACGCGCATGATCACGATCATCCCCATGAACATGATGCTGCGAAGGCGGCCTCTGCGGCGTTGCGCATTCCTCTGACGAGGAGAGAACTGCTAAAAGGAACCGGCGTGTTAATGGGCACGCTCGCATTCTCTTCTGTGCTGTCCACGCTCGCACCGAGTCGCGCGTGGGCGCTCGAACTACAGGGTCTGGATACGCATCAAGGCGAGGTGATACTCGCGTTCACCCGTCAACTCTATCCGCACGCGACGCTCGACAGCGCGGTCTATGCACTGGTGGTTAAAGATCTCGACGCAAAAGCGAAAGCTGATCCGTCGGTGCGTCAGCAACTCGCGGACGGCGTCAAACAACTCGACGCAAAAGCCGGTTCGAACTGGCTCACACGCACGCCGGCTGCGCAGGCGGAAGACGTCGCAGCGCTCGCGGGATCGCCGTTCTTCAATACAGTGCGCAGCACGGCCATCGTCTCGCTTTACAGCAACACGATGGCGTATGCGCATTTCGGCTACGGCGCATCGGAGGGCGATGGCGGTTACCTGACCAAAGGCTTCGACAGTCTTTCGTGGTTGCCCAATCCGCCGCCGGGTGCGAGCGGTCCGATTCCGACCGACAGCTAG
- a CDS encoding VOC family protein, giving the protein MAKLIHTMIRVQDLPRSLQFYQKAFNFDVSHRLDFPDFSLVYLRNGEADSEIELTWNKGRAEPYTHGDGYGHVAFCVDDAKSERQRLIDLGMTPNDLREFHNDNGELLARYFFIQDPDGYKIEVLERYGHYQ; this is encoded by the coding sequence ATGGCCAAACTCATCCACACGATGATTCGCGTGCAGGATCTGCCGCGCTCGCTGCAGTTCTATCAAAAGGCTTTCAATTTCGATGTATCGCACCGGCTCGACTTTCCGGATTTCTCGCTCGTTTATTTGCGCAATGGCGAAGCCGACTCGGAAATCGAACTCACATGGAATAAAGGTCGCGCAGAACCATATACGCACGGTGACGGCTATGGTCACGTCGCGTTCTGTGTCGACGATGCGAAGAGCGAACGCCAACGTCTGATCGATCTCGGCATGACCCCCAACGATCTGCGCGAATTTCACAATGACAACGGCGAATTGCTGGCGCGCTACTTTTTCATTCAGGACCCCGATGGCTACAAGATCGAAGTGCTGGAACGCTATGGCCACTATCAATAG
- a CDS encoding acyl-CoA synthetase — protein sequence MNLDGQTYESLTENFAWRIPERYNMGVDVCDKWADGSGRLALIYEDPEGNATRYTFDELKTLSDRFANALLTCGAQRGDRIGIFLSQSIETAIAHLAAYKAGMVAVPLFALFGVDAIEHRLGDSGAVALITDQAGVRKIDEIRASLPALRDVFSVDIGHDDVVAAAPVHSFWHALNSASAGFTPADTNADDPAVIIYTSGTTGKPKGALHGHRVLPGHLPGVEMSQQGFPAHATLIWTPADWAWIGGLFDVLLPAWHHGVAVLARRFAKFDGEAAFDLMARHAVSHTFLPPTALKMMRGVEHPERWNLALRSVASGGESLGEELIGWGRRALGVTINEFYGQTECNVVVSSCAALFEPGVGAIGRAAPGHHVAIIDANGDELPPGAIGDIAVASPDPVMFLGYWRNEAATREKFRGRFLVTGDLGTRDAEGFVRFVGRDDDVITSAGYRIGPASIEDSLLRHPAVSMAAVIGAPDLERTEIVMAFVVLKAGFVGDEALVREIQQHVKTRLAAHEYPREIRFVDSLPMTATGKVIRKALRAEVSSDSSTLSSKT from the coding sequence ATGAATCTCGACGGCCAAACCTATGAATCGCTGACAGAAAACTTCGCGTGGCGCATTCCCGAGCGCTACAACATGGGTGTCGACGTCTGCGATAAATGGGCCGATGGCTCGGGCCGCCTCGCGTTGATCTACGAAGACCCTGAAGGCAACGCGACGCGCTACACGTTCGACGAATTGAAAACGTTGTCCGATCGTTTTGCGAACGCGTTGCTGACGTGTGGCGCGCAACGCGGCGACCGGATCGGCATCTTCCTGTCGCAGTCGATCGAAACCGCCATCGCGCATCTCGCCGCGTATAAGGCCGGTATGGTGGCCGTGCCTCTGTTCGCGCTATTCGGTGTCGATGCGATCGAACATCGTCTCGGCGACAGCGGCGCAGTGGCGTTGATAACCGATCAGGCCGGCGTGCGGAAGATCGACGAAATCCGCGCTTCGTTGCCGGCTTTACGCGATGTGTTCAGTGTCGATATCGGACACGACGACGTTGTCGCCGCCGCGCCGGTGCATTCGTTCTGGCATGCGCTAAATAGCGCGTCCGCTGGATTCACGCCTGCGGACACCAATGCAGACGATCCCGCTGTCATCATCTATACCTCGGGGACGACCGGCAAACCGAAGGGCGCGTTGCATGGTCACCGTGTGCTGCCCGGCCATCTTCCCGGCGTCGAGATGTCGCAACAGGGCTTTCCCGCGCACGCCACGTTGATCTGGACGCCAGCGGACTGGGCATGGATCGGCGGCCTGTTCGACGTGTTGCTACCGGCATGGCATCACGGCGTGGCAGTACTCGCGCGCCGCTTTGCGAAATTCGATGGTGAGGCCGCTTTTGATCTGATGGCGCGTCACGCGGTCTCGCATACTTTTTTGCCGCCCACTGCTTTGAAGATGATGCGTGGAGTCGAGCATCCCGAACGCTGGAACCTTGCATTGCGCTCAGTGGCAAGCGGTGGCGAATCGCTCGGCGAGGAATTGATCGGTTGGGGACGTCGGGCACTTGGCGTAACGATCAACGAGTTCTATGGACAGACCGAATGCAACGTCGTGGTGTCGTCGTGCGCGGCGCTTTTCGAGCCGGGCGTCGGCGCGATTGGCCGCGCGGCACCGGGGCATCATGTAGCGATTATCGATGCGAATGGAGATGAATTGCCACCGGGTGCAATTGGCGATATTGCCGTCGCCTCACCCGACCCGGTGATGTTTCTCGGCTACTGGCGCAACGAGGCCGCAACGCGCGAAAAATTTCGCGGCCGGTTTCTGGTGACCGGCGATCTCGGCACACGCGACGCGGAAGGCTTTGTCCGTTTTGTCGGACGTGATGACGATGTCATCACGAGTGCCGGTTATCGCATTGGGCCAGCATCGATTGAAGATTCTTTGCTGCGTCATCCGGCCGTTTCGATGGCTGCGGTAATCGGCGCACCAGATCTCGAACGTACCGAAATCGTCATGGCGTTCGTGGTGTTGAAAGCCGGCTTTGTCGGCGACGAAGCGCTCGTTCGCGAGATTCAGCAGCACGTCAAAACGCGGCTCGCTGCTCACGAATATCCGCGCGAAATCCGCTTCGTCGACAGCTTGCCGATGACGGCGACTGGCAAGGTGATTCGCAAAGCGTTGCGCGCGGAAGTCAGTAGCGATTCGAGCACGCTCTCTTCGAAAACATGA
- a CDS encoding LysR family transcriptional regulator, producing the protein MDVNSLTLLVDILDAGNLSEAARRLKMSRANVSYHLNQLERSIGLQLVRRTTRRVEPTEIGLQLYEHGRTIQNALLAARESVTTLGQTLQGRVRLSVPSGYGQLVMSDWLIAFKRLYPGIVLDVLFENRVEDLMRDEVDIAVRVMSEPPQNLVARDMGPVSYVACASPEFAETHGMPAKLDDLRTAPLITAAVVGKQLRVAAYLRDERHEVLLEPTIISENFLFLRQAIQAGLGVGLVPDYVVQEDLKRGDVVTALDEWRLSIFGTHMYMLYMPNRHHTRAAATFIEFILQQAHGSGRGGPV; encoded by the coding sequence ATGGACGTCAATTCGCTGACCCTGCTGGTCGATATCCTCGACGCGGGCAATCTGAGCGAGGCTGCGCGCCGGCTGAAAATGAGCCGCGCGAACGTGAGCTATCACCTGAACCAGCTTGAGCGCTCGATTGGCCTGCAACTGGTCAGGCGCACCACGCGGCGCGTCGAGCCGACCGAGATCGGCCTGCAGTTATACGAGCACGGTCGCACGATCCAGAACGCGTTGCTCGCCGCGCGCGAATCGGTCACGACCCTCGGGCAAACCCTGCAGGGCCGCGTGCGGCTCAGCGTGCCGAGCGGCTACGGTCAACTGGTGATGTCCGACTGGCTGATCGCGTTCAAGCGGCTTTATCCGGGCATCGTGCTGGACGTGCTGTTCGAGAACCGCGTCGAAGACCTGATGCGCGATGAAGTGGATATCGCCGTGCGCGTGATGTCCGAGCCGCCGCAAAACCTCGTGGCGCGCGACATGGGGCCGGTGAGCTATGTGGCGTGTGCATCGCCCGAATTTGCGGAAACGCATGGCATGCCCGCGAAACTCGACGATTTGCGCACCGCGCCGCTGATTACCGCTGCCGTAGTCGGCAAGCAGTTACGCGTAGCCGCTTATCTGCGAGACGAACGGCACGAAGTATTGCTGGAGCCGACCATCATCTCCGAGAACTTTCTGTTTTTGCGTCAGGCGATACAGGCGGGGTTGGGAGTAGGGCTGGTGCCCGATTACGTCGTGCAGGAAGACCTGAAACGCGGTGACGTGGTGACCGCACTCGACGAGTGGCGCTTAAGCATCTTCGGCACGCATATGTACATGCTGTATATGCCGAACCGGCATCACACGCGCGCTGCTGCGACTTTTATCGAATTTATCCTGCAGCAGGCGCATGGAAGCGGTAGAGGGGGACCGGTTTAG